atttttataaatttataatttttttctctcgtgaactatatgtaaacatcttttatgtgaaatatcttattcaggtcagtgctaaataaaaaataatatgcattttgtatgatccttcttattttggtaaaaaaaaaaaaacattttgcagattctgcaaggtgtatgtaaacttttgacctcaactgtataacattaaaactaaaaatccCCCATGTTTTCAAACTTTGTAAGGCCTATATGAACCTCAAAGGTCAAGATGTTTCCAGTGAAACTGGAAAGTTTCTTGAGAAACTTCAAAACctattttcactttaaattcCATTTTGGGTTCAAAATAGAAACGTATAAAGCACACAGCGCAGCCAAGCTCATCTTTTACTCTCGCTTGGCTGACTGTAAGATCTGAGGCGGCCGGACATACCTTTCAGCCTGCCAGTTTAATTGAAAACAGCAGGGTCTAGTTGTGTTAGTTCAGAACATTTTGCCATACCGATTACATTATCGTATACCATAGTATAAATTTGCGGTGTCTAATTGTGTGTGACTTTATGGAATAGCACATGTTTAATATCCTACTCACATACATAGCAGGACCACAAACTGTGTCTAAAAATAAACGTTTTGTTCTCAGTGCCGTGGGGTGCGTTTTTGAAGTAGTACTTAAAGGCTTTGTAGAAAACAGCTTGTCTTGGTCTATTAGGTGAATTTTACATGGCATTAACatcaatcattttaattacatgaaATATTCACACTACACCCAAAAGCCCCATGGTTGCATTCAGGCCTCCTCCTTGGCGATGCATTTGGACAAACAAGGGAGTGGTTATAGGCCTTATGGTTTGTGGTGACACTGTGGGTTATTCAGCAGTAAGAATGAAATCAGCTCTACATTAAGCAGCATCATGTCACTTCCTCCAGCATTTAAGCCGCACTGAAACTTTAGAGATAGTTTTGAGGGTGAACTTACCTTCAGTACTGTAGGAATGAACTGTGAAGAGACTCTAATTGTTGGGAAACAATGGCGGGCATGGTTAATGCTTTCATAAGCTTGTATCATCAATCAAATGGCAGACAAATGAAGAACACACAATGAGATTCAGAGTTGGCAAACTCTTTTCACTTTTACATAACAAAAGTCATGATATAACTGTTTTGGGCTCTTGGCTAGTTTTTTCCCAAAATGAGAGTCCAGTGATGCAAATCAGACTTGAGTAAAAGAAACCTGAAGTTTAGTTATTAATACATATCTGAAGCAAGAAACAAAGTTTAGTGCAAGTtagaatatactttaaaaaccATAAGGACTACGTTTAAGGTGCTTTCATGTTGTTTCTGTCCTTTGTCAGTCGTTGTCACTGTCATATGTCATGAGACATATGAGAAGATTCTTCCGAGTTtctttgtgttccactgaaaCAAAAGACAAGATACGAGTAAACTACATAAAGAGTATTCTGAATTAATTATTTGTGTGAACTTGTGTGTCCTTTAACAATGTTTTAACTCATACATAAGGAGCATTTGATAGTGAtatcaaaaaaaagtcaagttaTGCAAGAGTAATTACCGAATTAAGCATGTTTTGTGACTTACTAAAGTGCAATTGTAATGTCGGCGGAAATGTTCTTAATGAATTGCATGGAATGTTTGAGATAAACTGCAATCGCATATGTGCACAATGGAACACTCATGCCATCTAGCGGACGACTTTAAGCAGTGCGAGTTATTGAGAGAAAAGGACAAGGTCTGTACAACGAAACGAGTTTAAATACTATAAAGCATTTTTAGTCTTCAATATATGGTAGTGGTAATTcccatattttttctttaagtgTAAATTATCATCCACATCTCTGCAGTAGCAGCTGTGATATGATACCTGTTACTATTCTCAACGCTGATAAGGATGGACCAATCACAGTCGCTTATAACTGAAGGAGGTTATCCCAGCCAACAATGAGCTGGCGGTCCGCCAGCATTTTTTGGGCAGCACAAATTCATTGGCTTGACACGGTCGGACTCGGACCACCGTCGACACACCATCAGCAAGCCGGCCAATCTAAAAACACGTTTTTGGGTGCAGCTGGGCCTCCGTCAGTACACCAGTGTAAAGCCGATAGTCGGTCCAGCACCCTCAGTTAAAgctaatgtcatttttattgcagATTTGGCAAACTATCTAGTGCGTTTTGGTTTGCGCTCCGGAAATCAACGTGTTTTGCAGCGTTCAACCAATCACAGGCATATTTGTGGATTTCTTGAACccaacagccaatcagaggcgtttaCGTTCGAATCCACTCACCGCTCAAATCGGCGTTTTTGTTCAGCACCAATCATCTTATCATAACAAAATGTTGACGCAATGTAAAGaaaagattcattgtgcagCGTAGATAATTGATTATAACATAACTTTATGAGAACTGGAGTGATAGTTTTTTTAGTGATTACAAAGTGAacgatttttgatgttttttattattattattttattatttgatccaaactacagcaaaaacagtaatatttttacatatttatactatttaaaataactgctttctatttgaatatatcttaACAAGTAATTTATGCATGtggttttttagcatcattactccagtcacacgatcctttagaaatcattttaatattctcaaaaaactttgcatatttattatgttgaaaacaattgaatataattatttcaggtttctttaatgaataataagcagtacagcgtttatttgaaataaaaatcttttttaacattataaatgtacaaaatcacACATACAACCatcataaatcatttataaaataatttctatagaGATTGCTGGGTGCATTTTTACAAGCAATCCTACacgtttttatataaataagaaaatacaatattttgtaCAAACATGGCCCAGCAAGACAATCACGTCCtgacatttttaatactgttttctGAGCCTCCCTGCGCCCCCTGGAGGAAGACGTCTTCCTTATGAACCCACCGAATGCTTCATATGCATAATGTgtgataatttatttttctataattcATTTTACGTGTGAAAGGagtttattacagtttttacagtgttgtgcAATTTATTGTGTGAAGTGGATCATCTTATTCTACAGCTGTGCAAAACTTGCAACGTGCCTGTACTACAAATCACTGGTCACTGTAATGTGATGCTTTGAATGGACTTACGTTTGACCAGCCATGTTCTTTGTGCATTAGTGAAAACCACTGCAaatgcatttctctaaaataaatcaaatcaaataaaaaagaggAGCCCAGCGTTAAAATAGTGATGCATCCTTTTATTCAAAGATAAgagttttaaagtttaaataaacattttatttatcgttttttttttttttttttttaaataaatctatatgtaattataataatttttttactaaATCTATATGTAATGAAAAGGTCAGAACtgtaattattaacattttaatcttCGCTCAGATGTAAAATTCCAGACCCATTAGTGGATTATACTATTGAAATTATAGTGTCACTTCTCGCCATGCATTTTAACAAATCACAGCCTCAGTAGATAAAAAAATCATCCAATCAGCATTAGCTTCCCCTAAAGCCCCGCCTCCCTGACAGTATTAATTAGTTTGGGCTTTGGTGTCCGCAGACACTGTGGAGACTGTCGAACTCTGTGACTGTACAAGGACCACTGTGTGTTTGATCGCTGCATTTTAAACTGTCATTATGGTTGATGCATTTTGTGCAACTTGGAAACTGGTTGACAGCCAGAACTTTGATGAATACATGAAAGCACTGGGTAAGTcaaaataagatattatttTGCACAAAGTCACTTTGCACGTGCAAGGTGCAATAGTAGTCAGGTGTTTAATCGCATGACATTTTCTgtagtttatataataataatagttttgttctgtctgtaatgatttatgcttttttattttaattccacAGGTGTTGGTTTTGCCACCAGGCAAGTAGGCAATGTTACCAAACCCACAATTGTCATCAGTCATGAGGATGACAAAGTTGTGATAAAGACGCTGAGCACCTTCAAAAACACTGAGATTTCTTTCAAACTAGGAGAGGAGTTTGACGAAACCACAGCAGATGACAGACATGTAAAGGTTTGTGggtttttcttttaattcatGAATAAATGCAATGTCCACGGCAAATCTGAAATCGTACAAAGCGATTTAAAGTACTTTTGGTGGGTTTGGCGTTTGATCATATAtgttataataatcataatgcACTACTAAAAAACTTAACTTGcatctttttatgtttttcagtcCACTGTAACCTTGGAAGGAGACAATCTTGTCCACGTTCAGAGGTGGGACGGCAAGGAGACTAAGTTTGTTAGAGAAATCAAGGATGGTAAAATGATTATGGTAAGcagaattataaataataatttagaattttaaatcatttttgttctttttaatcAGTGTCATGGATATTTAATGTTTCTAAATGTCCTCTCCTTGTCTCTGCTGTTTCCAGACCTTGAACTTTGAGGGTGTGCAGGCTGTTCGCTCATATGAAAAGGCATAATGTCGAACGAACGGACGCTTCAGTGTTACCCTGGCAACTTGACAATATTACAAGGGAATTTTTACATTGTATTCTCAACTGAGTTTTcccctttttaaaatgtgagaCATTTTTTGTAAGaccttttatataaaatgcacaTTGTGAAGTTTTTGTGAACATTGCAGAATGTCATTGATATAAGTGGATTGTATAATTGAGGCCTGACTTTGTcaaagtgaatgaaatacacACTTGATCAAAAACAGACTCTTTGTTTCTTGGtgttaaatacaaatgctttAGTTTTCTCATTACTTAGGTGTTGAAGGAAGTTTCCACAGTAGTCATATTTGTCACTCAAATGAGATGTGTATAGCAGTTTATGAGAACTACGaactttacaatatttttatttcacaaatgtaataaaaaaagtttaacattttaaattaaaatagcatTCAAACAAACtgtatatccaccttattctttaacgCAGAAGTAATTAGCTGCTATAAGGAAATAATGAAAGgaataacaatatataaatggtaaaactgtttgcactacaaaccagtgtgtt
Above is a genomic segment from Labeo rohita strain BAU-BD-2019 chromosome 17, IGBB_LRoh.1.0, whole genome shotgun sequence containing:
- the fabp7a gene encoding fatty acid binding protein 7, brain, a; protein product: MVDAFCATWKLVDSQNFDEYMKALGVGFATRQVGNVTKPTIVISHEDDKVVIKTLSTFKNTEISFKLGEEFDETTADDRHVKSTVTLEGDNLVHVQRWDGKETKFVREIKDGKMIMTLNFEGVQAVRSYEKA